One Streptomyces sp. R28 DNA window includes the following coding sequences:
- a CDS encoding lipid-transfer protein, whose translation MAGLKDATAIVGIGQTPFAKHLPEDEKTLACRAVLDALDDAGIAPGEVDALASYTMEETDEVELAKAVGFGDLTFFSKVGYGGGGSCATVAHLASAIATGQATVGVAWRSRKRGSGPRPWRNTAAQLPTPAQWTRPYGLLRPVDEIAMLARRYMHEYGATRDHLFNVALACRNRANQNPAAVMYERPLTREMYMTSRWISEPLCLFDNCLETDGALACVIVSRERARDCRHTPVYVHSAAQGLPAQHHGMVNYWNDDPLTGPAWTAARHLWKHADFTPQDVDVAQIYDAFTALIPLSLEGYGFCGRGEGGAFTEGGALEIGGLLPLNTGGGGLSEAYVHGFNLINEGVKQLRGTSTAQVPGAATCLVTAGEGVPTSALLLRS comes from the coding sequence ATGGCCGGACTCAAGGACGCGACCGCCATCGTCGGCATAGGACAGACGCCGTTCGCCAAACACCTTCCCGAGGACGAGAAGACCCTCGCCTGCCGGGCCGTCCTCGACGCCCTCGACGACGCCGGAATAGCCCCGGGCGAGGTCGACGCGCTCGCCAGTTACACCATGGAGGAGACCGACGAGGTCGAGCTGGCGAAAGCCGTCGGGTTCGGGGACCTCACCTTCTTCAGCAAGGTCGGGTACGGCGGCGGCGGTTCGTGTGCCACGGTCGCGCATCTCGCCTCCGCCATCGCCACCGGGCAGGCGACGGTCGGCGTCGCCTGGCGGTCACGCAAGCGCGGCAGCGGGCCCCGGCCCTGGCGGAACACCGCCGCCCAACTGCCCACCCCCGCCCAGTGGACACGGCCGTACGGCCTCCTGCGGCCCGTCGACGAGATCGCCATGCTCGCCCGCCGCTACATGCACGAGTACGGCGCGACGCGGGACCATCTGTTCAACGTGGCCCTCGCCTGCCGGAACAGGGCCAACCAGAATCCCGCCGCGGTGATGTACGAACGGCCCCTGACCCGCGAGATGTACATGACCTCCCGGTGGATCAGCGAGCCCCTCTGCCTCTTCGACAACTGCCTGGAGACGGACGGGGCCCTCGCGTGCGTGATCGTCAGCCGGGAGCGCGCGCGGGACTGCCGGCACACCCCCGTCTACGTCCACTCCGCCGCCCAGGGCCTGCCCGCCCAGCACCACGGCATGGTCAACTACTGGAACGACGACCCGCTCACCGGCCCCGCCTGGACCGCCGCCCGGCATCTGTGGAAGCACGCCGACTTCACTCCACAGGATGTGGACGTCGCCCAGATCTACGACGCGTTCACGGCCCTCATACCGCTGTCGCTGGAGGGGTACGGGTTCTGCGGGAGGGGGGAGGGCGGGGCGTTCACGGAAGGGGGCGCCCTGGAGATCGGCGGTCTGCTGCCCCTCAACACCGGGGGCGGCGGGCTCAGTGAGGCGTACGTCCACGGCTTCAACCTCATCAACGAGGGCGTCAAGCAGCTCCGCGGCACCAGCACCGCCCAAGTCCCCGGCGCCGCCACCTGTCTCGTCACCGCCGGCGAAGGCGTCCCCACCTCCGCGCTGCTCCTGAGGAGTTGA
- a CDS encoding Zn-ribbon domain-containing OB-fold protein, translating into MLSPVTDPDGAPFWRYAAQGELRVQTCADCREPRFPPRPCCPHCQSFASEWIRTSGQGRIWSYVVPHPPLLPDYAEQAPYNVVVVELTDAPRIRLVGNLVTGPDAPLDSLAPDRIRIGAKVHAVFGGTGLPRWVLERP; encoded by the coding sequence ATGCTCTCCCCCGTCACCGACCCCGACGGCGCCCCCTTCTGGCGCTACGCCGCCCAGGGCGAACTCCGCGTCCAGACCTGCGCCGACTGCCGCGAACCCCGCTTCCCGCCCCGCCCCTGCTGCCCGCACTGCCAGTCCTTCGCAAGCGAGTGGATCAGGACCTCCGGTCAGGGCCGCATCTGGTCGTACGTCGTCCCGCACCCGCCCCTCCTGCCCGACTACGCCGAGCAGGCGCCGTACAACGTCGTCGTCGTCGAACTCACCGACGCACCCCGCATCCGCCTGGTCGGCAACCTCGTCACCGGCCCCGACGCACCCCTCGACTCCCTGGCCCCGGACCGGATCCGCATCGGTGCCAAGGTCCACGCCGTCTTCGGCGGCACCGGCCTGCCCCGGTGGGTCCTGGAGCGCCCATGA
- a CDS encoding enoyl-CoA hydratase/isomerase family protein — translation MSLTVTADKDTGVAVVTLDRPERLNAIDLGMRDELVAAWRELRFDDGVRAVVLTGAGERAFCTGLDRDVVVAQPDSPYMMDDPLLRVGPKANDLWKPVVAAVRGMACGGAFYLLGEADFVVADPTAAFFDPHTTYGMVSAYESMLMALRMPHGEVARMALMGSAERLSARRAHEIGLVSELTEPGGALAAAVDCAAVIAGYPARGVQGTVRALWAAREAALAHAFAQAPHLIALGNLPGERQGELFRARRRDHRVR, via the coding sequence ATGAGCCTCACCGTCACGGCCGACAAGGACACCGGCGTCGCCGTCGTCACCCTCGACCGGCCCGAGCGGCTCAACGCCATCGACCTCGGGATGCGGGACGAACTCGTCGCGGCCTGGCGGGAGTTGAGGTTCGACGACGGCGTCCGTGCCGTCGTGCTCACCGGCGCCGGGGAGCGGGCCTTCTGCACGGGCCTTGACCGGGATGTCGTCGTTGCGCAGCCCGACTCGCCGTACATGATGGACGATCCGCTGCTGCGGGTCGGGCCCAAGGCCAACGACCTGTGGAAACCGGTCGTCGCCGCCGTGCGGGGCATGGCCTGCGGGGGCGCCTTCTACCTTCTCGGGGAGGCGGACTTCGTCGTCGCCGACCCGACCGCCGCCTTCTTCGACCCGCACACCACCTACGGCATGGTCAGCGCCTACGAGTCGATGCTCATGGCGCTGCGCATGCCGCACGGGGAGGTCGCGCGGATGGCGCTCATGGGGAGCGCGGAGAGACTGTCCGCGCGGCGGGCCCACGAGATCGGGCTGGTCTCGGAACTCACCGAGCCCGGCGGGGCGTTGGCGGCCGCCGTCGACTGTGCCGCCGTCATCGCCGGGTATCCGGCGCGGGGCGTGCAGGGGACCGTGCGGGCGCTGTGGGCGGCCAGGGAGGCCGCGCTCGCCCACGCCTTCGCCCAGGCGCCGCACCTGATCGCGCTCGGGAACCTGCCGGGCGAGCGGCAGGGCGAGCTGTTCCGGGCGCGGCGCCGCGACCACAGGGTCCGGTGA